The Candidatus Nitrosocaldus cavascurensis genome segment ACACTGTAGCAAGTAGCAGGCTAGAAGCAATAAAGAACTCAAACATAAGGCTCATCAATGTTGACTTTGAGTTGATAAGGGATGCTGGTAGGATAAAGGCCTCAAACCCTAGCATGCCAATGGTCTATGCGTATATGATAGCATTGGCAAAGAAGTTCAATGCAACAATAGTTACTGCAGATACAAGGTTTAGGGTTAGCAACATCAACATCAAGATAGAGTATATCAATATAGAATGAAGTGATCATTAGTTGTTATTATTACCAACCCTCTCACTCTCAACATCCTCGAACCTCTCTATCCTAGCCTTGCCCCTCTTCATGAGCGTGAATATTGCAAGTATAACTGTTATCCAAATAGCACTAAGCACAACGTTCTGGAAGCTCACATACACGTATGGTACAGCCTCCCTTATGTTATCCTCAAGTTGTGCTAGTTGACCTCTAACATCACTCATGCCAGTGTTGAATGCCTCGCTATCTCTAGGCAGTGTAGCTATAACCCTCAACCTCTCCTTGATCTCATCAAGGCTCTTATGCATCATCCCAAAGTCTGTCTTTGGAGTAGGGAATACCCATACTGGATTTCCATTCTCTGGTACCAACTGCTCTATCTCAAGCACATACTCCAGCATTGTTGTTGGAGAGTTTGAGGTTACCGCTACAGCTATGTAACCTCTAGCCTTCTCTAGGGGGTATACGCTGGATGCATAGCCTATGTATGCCATTACAACACCAAACATAAGGAGTGCTAGTATGCCTCCAAGCACAAGCTTATAGTGCTTCATACTATAACCAACCCCCGCCTCAATCTCCCTTTCCTTATCTCTACCCTTGCCATTACTTTTATCCTTACCTCCCTCTCTTCCTTTCTCAATCCTCCCAACATAACTATAATCGACCTTGATGTTGATGCTAGACTCATCCCTTACCCTACCTCCAGCACCATTATCAACCCTACCCCTGTTATTAAATATTGAGTGTGATATACTCAATGCTGCTATGTATATGAAGCCAGATGTCTGGAGTGCAAGCAATGGTGCATATACAGCATTACCATTGAATATAGAGATGAATATGCCAACTATACCATAGCCAGCAAAGAATATCTCCAGCAGTGTTGTCTTGGTGAATGGAAGAACGTAATCTTTGCCCCTCCAATCCTCCCATTTCTTCACTATACCAAACTTTGGTGTCCTATGGAACTCAGATCTACTCCCAAGTAGAGCATCAAATACTGCTATTGTATTGCTTACAGATATGCCTGTGAAGAAGAGGATGAGGAAGAAGTAAGCCTTAACCCTTGAGAACCATCTATCTGGCCAGAGCCTCCTTATAACGTACATGTAGAACCCTGGACCAAGTATGGCATATGCTATCAAGGGAGATAATGGAGCACTCTGTATAGGGTAGATGTTGTAGTTCATTGCAAGGAGGAGTGGGAGGAGGAGGAACTGTATAAGCAGTAATGGATGAACAACATGCCTTGTAAGTTGTATGAATGCTTGAATCTTTGTATCTATTGAGAGATGCTTGCTCAAGATTATCTTGTCCAGAAGTTTAATTGCACACTGTATAGAACCTTTGGCCCATCTATACTGCTGCCTCTTTGCAGCATTTATCTGCACTGGGAGCTCAGCATTTATAACTACATCATCAAGGTATACGCACTTCCATCCCTTCATCTGTGCCCTATAACTTAGATCAAGATCCTCTACCAGTGTACCAACATGCCATCCCCCACTATCATCTATACATGATCTCCTCCACACCCCTGCTGTACCATTGAAGTTCATGAAGAGGTGTGTTAGGCTCTTAGCCTTCTGCTCAACAGTGAAGTGGAAGTCAAGGCTCAATGCCTGTGCTTGTGTTAGTGTAGAGTAATCCTCATTCAGATGCCCCCATTTGCACTGCACCAATCCAATCCTCTTGTCAGCGAAGTATGGTATTACACGCTTTAGGAACCATGGAGGAGGTACAAAATCAGCATCAAATATTGCTATAAACTCACCATCTGCCTTCTTCAACCCTTCCTTGAGTGCACCTGCTTTGTAACCTGCCCTATTCCTTCTCCATATATGTTCTATCCTATACCCTCTTGCCTTGTAGTACTCTACAAGCTCAGCACATATCTCTCTAGTCTCATCTGTAGAATCATCAAGAACCTGTATCTGCATTCTATCCTTGGGATAGTCCATCTTGCATACTGCCTTTATGAGCCTCTCAGCAACATACTTCTCATTGTAGATTGGTAGCTGTATGGTTACGTATGGAGGGTTTAGATCGTAGTCGTAGGTGTGGTTGTAGTTTTGGTTTAATACCTCCTCGCCACTGCCTTTTCCATCTCCATTGCCATTGCAATCACCATTGTAACCATTACTACTATTACTATTCTTAATGATCAACTGTTTACTATTCTTATTGTTAAGTGAACGGAAGAATAGATAGTAGAAGTTGAAACCATATATACTCATCATCCACGAAACTGTAACAAATATCACATATGCAAGGTATTCTATCACGCCTAATGCTCATGTGGAATAACAATATAAGTAATACTCCAAAAATTATTAAAGAGATTGGGGAAAAGATAACCTATATTTATAATGTTAATTGATAAAAATCATCTGTATAGACCATCTTTTAAGATCTCTTGGTTATCTTTATGGCCATTGGAGGGCATACAGTCTCGCATGCAAGGCAGAATATGCAGTCAGCCTCCCTTGCAGGATCTGCCTTCTTCTCAGATGCTGGATGTCCAGGCGTCTCAAACCACTCATACACATTGACAGGACATGCCTCAATGCATGCACCATCTGCAACGCATATATCAAAGTCAACAGCAACGTAAGTACCATGTATGCCTAGCAGTTGTGGAGGGTTCACGGGACCCCATACAGCATGACCAGCATGCTCACCAGCAACCTGCCTATTCTTGGTGAAGTTTGGATCTATACCCTTTCCTGCATGTGCTCCTCCAGCTCCTGCTCCTGCTGCAGTTGAAGCAGCAGGCTTTGCAGTTGGTTTTGCTTGTACCTGTGTTGTTGCTGCTGTTGCTGTTGCCGCCTGTTGCTGTTGTTGTACTTGCTGTGCTGCAACCTGCTGCACCGTCTGCTGAACTGCTAGAGGTGCAACTTCCATAGATCTTGCCAATGGAGTAAGACCCTCAAGCCTCCTCCTAGCAGTCTGCTCATCCATCTTGTACCTCTTCACCCAGTCCTTAACCAGCTTCTCCCCTATGATCGTGCTCCTCAGTATGGTATCTATAACCATCTTTGCATTGTTATCTGCCTTTACCCTGTAATTCTTTACCCAGTAAGCATCTGGGAAGTAGTCAAGGGGCTTAACCTGATATATTATATCAATAACCTCACCAGTAACTATCTCAACAGTAACCTCTAACTCAACCTCCTTCCACTCCTCTGGCTTTACAGGCGTTACATCCTGCTCCTTCCACCTATACGTAACGTAGATCCTATCAGCATAAACATCAACCTTGAAGATACTGCTAAGGGATGATACAACGCTCTGTATATCCTCCTTGCTTGTTAGATCCACTGGTATCCTGTATAGACCATACTTGTATCCATGGAGAGGGTATACGCCACGCTTAGTTGTCTCTGAGAGTACAGCATACACCTTATCTTCTAGTAGTGAGGACATTGCATTAATTGCAACGCACTTACCTAAAAACCTTTATATCATATAAGTTAGTCTAATCTAAGAAAGTTAAAATAGTCTAAATTATTACCATCATATGTGAGGCTGCTACGCTTGCTAAGGCTCTTTGGTCCTGCTACCATCGTCAGCGTAGCGTATATGGATCCTGGGAACTTTGGGAGCAACATAGCCTCTGGCTCTCTCCATGGGTTGGATCTGCTATGGGTTGTATGGATGGCAAGTGCAGTAGCTATGCTGCTACAGTACCTCTCTGGAAAGCTTGGAATAGTTGCTGGTAGATCGTTGGTTGATCTAACCCTATCTAGGTTAAGCAGTAGATATGCTAGGATAGCATACTCCATACCCTTGATTGCAGTGATTATAGCAACTGATATGGCTGAGTTCCTAGGCATAGCATTGGGGCTCCATCTGCTCTTTGCCATACCATTGCATGTAGCAGCAGGTTTAGCAGTGATTGATGTGCTTATACTTCTTCTAGCATCTGAGAAGAGAGGTAGGCTTGAACTCCTGATAGGATTACTTGTCGTTATAATAGGGTTGAGTTACGTTGTGCAACTCTACATAATTGCTCCAGAACCTAGTGTAGTGCTTGAGAAGAGCGTAAGCATAACACTTGATGAGGGGAAGGTGTTCTTAGCAGCAAGCATACTTGGTGCAACTGTGATGCCCCATGCCCTCATCCTCCATGGATATCTTACTGCTGAGAGGTGGAATGGGATGAGGGAGAAGGTCAAGAGGCATACAAGGGAGACCATAGTGTATCTAGCAGTAGCAGCTATGATAAATGCATCACTTCAGATAGCAGCATATGGTGCATTCTATACAAAGGATATAGAGGTTGTGGATATGACTGAAGCATACAATACGCTCATCCCACTCTATGGTTCACTTGCTGCACATGCGTTTGGTATAGCACTACTAGCATCTGGCATATCATCATCGCTGGTAAGTGTGGTTACAGGACAGAAGGTATTTGAGAGCATAAGGGGTAAGGGTATAACACAGTGGAAGGTAAGGTTGGTTGTAAGGATGATCAACATGGTACCATTGCTTATAGCCTTATCCATAGGAATAAAGACTATAGATATACTTGTTTACTCACAGGTAGTACTATCACTACTCCTACCATTTGTAGTAATACCATTAGTAGTGCTGATATCAAGGATGGGTATTGTAACGTATTATACAAGGCTAGCAGGTGTAATTGCAGTTATACTCATCATCATTATCAATATAATGCTAATAGCATCTGGCCAGATGGTACACTGATCTATAGGGATAATGCATATACTAACCATCAGATAGGATGATGTAGTATAGGATAAGAATAACCATCATTAATCAATCAATCAGGACACGTCTCTTCTCTCAGCCTTCTATAGAACTCCTCTATGCCCTTTGCTACATCAAGCACATCATCAAGCCTGAACCTATCCTTTGGGAAGTACCATCTTATACTCACTCTATGCCCTCTCCCATCTGCATCGTATATTATGCCCTTCTCTGCATCAACACCATACCTATCATCCTTGGATACCTCAAGTACTGTAAGGTTCCTCTTCGTCTTATCCTCCAGCACAAATGCACCATCAGCATCATACACAATGAAGAACTGCCCACCCTTCAGAACATCACCCATAGCAAGGGAGTGTAAGCACAATTCTATATAAGTGTAAGGCATAGTTTTTATCTTCTATTGAAGGAAGAGGATGTGTGCAGATAAGGAGTGTGTTGATAACAGCAAGGTATGGTAGTGCAAGGGCATCAGAACTTGCATCAAGCATAGTAGGTATGATACATGATAAAGGTTGTAGTATCTACACTGTTAACCCCATTAAGGTTGAAGGTACAAGAGAGGTTGATG includes the following:
- a CDS encoding PIN domain-containing protein gives rise to the protein MGMVMSSQAYIIDPTVLLLYFIGNEDAKTVVENIIEEHAYGYILEPMLVELFQKMVEYFGYTVASSRLEAIKNSNIRLINVDFELIRDAGRIKASNPSMPMVYAYMIALAKKFNATIVTADTRFRVSNINIKIEYINIE
- a CDS encoding cellulose synthase family protein, which encodes MMSIYGFNFYYLFFRSLNNKNSKQLIIKNSNSSNGYNGDCNGNGDGKGSGEEVLNQNYNHTYDYDLNPPYVTIQLPIYNEKYVAERLIKAVCKMDYPKDRMQIQVLDDSTDETREICAELVEYYKARGYRIEHIWRRNRAGYKAGALKEGLKKADGEFIAIFDADFVPPPWFLKRVIPYFADKRIGLVQCKWGHLNEDYSTLTQAQALSLDFHFTVEQKAKSLTHLFMNFNGTAGVWRRSCIDDSGGWHVGTLVEDLDLSYRAQMKGWKCVYLDDVVINAELPVQINAAKRQQYRWAKGSIQCAIKLLDKIILSKHLSIDTKIQAFIQLTRHVVHPLLLIQFLLLPLLLAMNYNIYPIQSAPLSPLIAYAILGPGFYMYVIRRLWPDRWFSRVKAYFFLILFFTGISVSNTIAVFDALLGSRSEFHRTPKFGIVKKWEDWRGKDYVLPFTKTTLLEIFFAGYGIVGIFISIFNGNAVYAPLLALQTSGFIYIAALSISHSIFNNRGRVDNGAGGRVRDESSINIKVDYSYVGRIEKGREGGKDKSNGKGRDKEREIEAGVGYSMKHYKLVLGGILALLMFGVVMAYIGYASSVYPLEKARGYIAVAVTSNSPTTMLEYVLEIEQLVPENGNPVWVFPTPKTDFGMMHKSLDEIKERLRVIATLPRDSEAFNTGMSDVRGQLAQLEDNIREAVPYVYVSFQNVVLSAIWITVILAIFTLMKRGKARIERFEDVESERVGNNNN
- a CDS encoding 4Fe-4S binding protein, giving the protein MDPNFTKNRQVAGEHAGHAVWGPVNPPQLLGIHGTYVAVDFDICVADGACIEACPVNVYEWFETPGHPASEKKADPAREADCIFCLACETVCPPMAIKITKRS
- a CDS encoding Nramp family divalent metal transporter; amino-acid sequence: MRLLRLLRLFGPATIVSVAYMDPGNFGSNIASGSLHGLDLLWVVWMASAVAMLLQYLSGKLGIVAGRSLVDLTLSRLSSRYARIAYSIPLIAVIIATDMAEFLGIALGLHLLFAIPLHVAAGLAVIDVLILLLASEKRGRLELLIGLLVVIIGLSYVVQLYIIAPEPSVVLEKSVSITLDEGKVFLAASILGATVMPHALILHGYLTAERWNGMREKVKRHTRETIVYLAVAAMINASLQIAAYGAFYTKDIEVVDMTEAYNTLIPLYGSLAAHAFGIALLASGISSSLVSVVTGQKVFESIRGKGITQWKVRLVVRMINMVPLLIALSIGIKTIDILVYSQVVLSLLLPFVVIPLVVLISRMGIVTYYTRLAGVIAVILIIIINIMLIASGQMVH